The following proteins are encoded in a genomic region of Pirellulales bacterium:
- a CDS encoding phosphate propanoyltransferase, whose product MPTTSMKPSSMRSRVIDRATVERIVREIVLAHAPPDSSKLMVSISARHCHLTDEHVEILFGKGRKLTPEKPLYQDGFYAAAETVMVVGPSKRRMLPAVRVLGPCRGHSQVELAFTDGISLGIDLPVRPSGKIGGTPGCVLVGPAGVVELKEGVIRAERHVHMNVQHAKHYGVKNGERMKLRVESTCSLVLEDLLVRADETSKLEVHIDTDEGNAADLDHATKVELFK is encoded by the coding sequence ATGCCCACTACCTCGATGAAACCGAGCTCGATGCGAAGCCGAGTCATCGACCGCGCCACCGTGGAGCGCATTGTGCGCGAAATCGTGCTGGCCCATGCGCCGCCAGATTCGTCGAAGCTAATGGTCAGCATTTCCGCGCGGCATTGCCATCTGACCGACGAGCACGTGGAAATTTTATTCGGCAAAGGCCGCAAGCTGACGCCGGAAAAGCCGCTGTATCAGGACGGATTTTACGCCGCCGCCGAAACGGTGATGGTGGTCGGGCCCAGCAAGCGGCGCATGTTGCCGGCGGTGCGCGTGTTGGGGCCGTGCCGCGGGCATTCGCAGGTGGAGTTGGCGTTTACCGACGGCATTTCGCTGGGCATTGATTTGCCGGTCCGCCCCAGTGGAAAAATCGGCGGCACCCCGGGCTGCGTGCTGGTTGGTCCAGCCGGCGTGGTGGAGTTGAAAGAAGGCGTGATTCGTGCGGAGCGGCATGTGCACATGAATGTTCAGCACGCCAAGCATTACGGCGTAAAAAACGGCGAGCGCATGAAGCTGCGAGTTGAATCAACTTGCAGCCTGGTGCTGGAAGATTTGCTCGTACGGGCCGACGAAACCAGCAAGTTGGAAGTGCATATCGACACGGATGAAGGCAACGCGGCAGATTTGGATCACGCGACGAAAGTTGAACTATTCAAGTAA
- the ileS gene encoding isoleucine--tRNA ligase produces the protein MFQPVESNVNFPKLEEEILRFWRAAKIYEKSLARRADQQRFVFYEGPPTANGMPHPGHCLTRAIKDLFPRYRTMRGYLCERKAGWDTHGLPVEVEVCKELGIHSKEEIENYGIEPFIQKCQQSVWRYMQEWERLTERIGFWVDLKQAYVTYHQSYVESVWWSLKQLFDRGLLYQGYKIVWWWAQGGTSLSAGEVGLGYREVADPSVYVKFPLVSDERTKELGLDGASLLVWTTTPWTLPSNQFAAVHPDLEYAVVVDDEAAATSPPVTDQTVAVSAPHRLIIASALVETIAAKVKRELKVEKTIRGKKLIGLRYGPPFNEYYEDTPSTAPNQQRQTWGNRKGRLKTGGEDFLAWRILPGDFVTTDSGTGVVHIAPAFGEDDFKTLWSDALRFQDGVALEPLCPVKADGKFNSDGPEYCRGRWVKDCDKDIIHDLKNRGLLFHREEYRHEYPFCWRAEEDPLIQYPRRSWFIKTSESKQKMLDNNQHINWLPEHIKHGRFGNFLETNVDWALSRERFWGTPLPIWVCEKTGKMEAIANYEELLKKPGIQGTEVWDAAKKANPKLADDLKVHKPYIDAVTYDSPFEKGARMRRVTEVIDCWYDSGAMPFAQWGYQGEEQAAGSTQQAVDTSASRPLPAARFHEQFPADFISEALDQTRGWFYSQLAISTLVFDQPIPRPFRNCIVLGLMLGEDGQKMSKSKRNYREPGEIFDKYGADALRWYFFATQPPWTTIRYSERAIRDSIPEFLLRLWHTYGFFVIYANIDGFDPLVEVAGSRQQTADSNPPAASGLTPADLATAKSYRSIKDRSELDRWILSELNRTAAAVVERMDAYDNYTAAQQIIEFVDALSNWYVRRSRDRFWAEDKRDPDKIDAYWTLYECLLTTAKIIAPFVPFLAEAMWRNLAGGGQQAAGNPPAASRQPLAALESVHLCDFPTGDAAAIDEALSAQMNLVREIASLGLSARMGAKLKVRQPLAKVEVILVNPGQQAWLDHHKEVICKELNVKQVEFTQKADQYITYTVLPDLKRLGPRLGKKLPLVKQALAKADGGKLLAEMEAAGKVALQLDDGSSEALDREDLQVRLQAKPGWAAAQGKHCVVVLATEISPELVIEGVAREIVHAIQTCRKDKGCEYTDRIEVGVVSKSAEIDQALKQFGDYIRGETLAVTLKQVPIEGVDPMEMKLGDESLQLYVQITPKKN, from the coding sequence ATGTTTCAACCGGTCGAATCGAACGTCAACTTTCCGAAGCTGGAGGAGGAAATTCTCCGCTTTTGGCGCGCGGCGAAAATTTACGAAAAGTCGCTGGCCCGCCGCGCCGATCAGCAGCGATTCGTGTTTTACGAAGGTCCCCCCACGGCCAACGGAATGCCGCACCCCGGGCACTGCCTGACTCGCGCCATCAAAGACCTGTTCCCGCGCTACCGCACCATGCGCGGCTACCTGTGCGAACGCAAAGCCGGCTGGGACACGCACGGCCTGCCCGTCGAAGTGGAAGTGTGCAAAGAGCTGGGCATCCACTCCAAAGAAGAGATTGAAAACTACGGCATAGAACCGTTCATCCAAAAGTGCCAGCAAAGCGTGTGGCGCTACATGCAAGAGTGGGAACGGCTGACGGAACGGATCGGTTTTTGGGTCGATTTGAAGCAGGCCTACGTTACGTACCACCAAAGTTACGTGGAAAGCGTCTGGTGGAGCCTGAAGCAACTATTCGACCGCGGCCTCTTGTACCAGGGCTACAAAATCGTCTGGTGGTGGGCCCAAGGCGGAACGTCGCTATCGGCGGGCGAAGTGGGATTGGGTTACCGCGAAGTGGCCGACCCCAGCGTGTATGTGAAGTTCCCGCTGGTTTCCGACGAGCGTACCAAAGAATTGGGCCTGGACGGGGCGAGCTTGCTCGTTTGGACCACCACACCGTGGACACTGCCGAGCAATCAGTTTGCGGCCGTGCATCCGGATTTGGAATACGCGGTAGTTGTTGACGACGAAGCTGCCGCAACTTCCCCTCCCGTTACGGATCAAACAGTCGCCGTTTCCGCGCCCCATAGATTGATTATCGCCAGTGCACTGGTGGAAACGATCGCCGCTAAAGTAAAGCGGGAGTTAAAGGTTGAGAAAACAATTCGCGGCAAGAAGTTGATCGGTTTGCGGTATGGGCCGCCATTCAACGAGTACTATGAGGATACCCCGTCAACTGCTCCAAACCAGCAGAGGCAAACTTGGGGCAATCGGAAGGGCAGGTTGAAGACTGGCGGCGAAGATTTCCTTGCATGGAGAATTCTCCCGGGTGATTTTGTAACGACTGATAGCGGAACAGGAGTCGTTCACATAGCCCCTGCGTTCGGTGAGGACGATTTCAAGACACTTTGGAGCGATGCGCTTCGTTTTCAAGATGGTGTTGCATTAGAACCACTTTGCCCGGTTAAAGCAGATGGCAAATTCAATTCAGACGGCCCCGAATACTGCCGTGGTCGCTGGGTCAAAGATTGCGACAAGGACATCATCCACGATCTCAAAAATCGTGGGCTGTTGTTTCATCGCGAAGAATATCGCCACGAATATCCATTCTGCTGGCGGGCCGAGGAAGATCCGCTCATTCAATATCCGCGCCGCAGTTGGTTCATCAAAACCAGCGAATCCAAGCAGAAAATGCTGGACAACAACCAGCACATCAACTGGTTGCCGGAGCACATCAAACACGGCCGCTTCGGGAATTTTCTGGAAACCAACGTCGATTGGGCCCTCAGCCGCGAACGCTTCTGGGGCACCCCGCTGCCGATTTGGGTGTGCGAGAAAACCGGCAAAATGGAAGCCATTGCTAATTATGAGGAGCTTTTGAAAAAGCCCGGCATCCAGGGGACAGAAGTTTGGGATGCCGCCAAAAAAGCCAATCCGAAGTTGGCCGACGATCTGAAAGTTCACAAACCGTACATCGACGCCGTCACCTACGATTCGCCGTTTGAAAAAGGCGCGCGAATGCGGCGTGTCACCGAAGTCATCGACTGCTGGTACGACAGCGGCGCCATGCCGTTTGCCCAATGGGGATATCAGGGAGAAGAGCAGGCGGCCGGCAGCACGCAGCAGGCGGTGGATACCTCTGCCAGCCGCCCGCTGCCTGCTGCCCGCTTCCACGAACAATTCCCCGCCGATTTCATCAGCGAAGCGCTCGACCAAACCCGCGGCTGGTTTTACAGCCAGTTGGCCATTAGCACACTGGTGTTCGACCAGCCGATTCCACGGCCATTCCGCAATTGCATCGTCCTGGGCCTGATGCTCGGGGAAGACGGGCAGAAAATGTCCAAAAGCAAGCGGAACTATCGCGAACCCGGCGAAATTTTCGACAAGTACGGGGCCGATGCCCTGCGGTGGTACTTTTTCGCCACGCAGCCGCCGTGGACCACCATCCGCTACAGCGAACGGGCCATTCGCGACAGCATTCCGGAGTTTTTGCTGCGGCTGTGGCACACGTACGGCTTTTTTGTGATCTATGCCAACATCGATGGCTTTGATCCGCTGGTGGAAGTCGCTGGCAGCCGGCAGCAGACGGCAGACAGTAATCCGCCAGCCGCCAGCGGCCTGACGCCCGCCGATTTAGCAACCGCGAAGAGCTACCGATCGATTAAAGATCGTTCCGAACTGGATCGCTGGATTCTAAGCGAGCTGAATCGCACTGCCGCCGCCGTGGTGGAACGCATGGATGCGTACGACAATTACACCGCCGCGCAGCAGATTATAGAATTCGTCGACGCGCTTTCCAATTGGTACGTGCGCCGCAGCCGCGATCGCTTTTGGGCTGAGGATAAGCGCGACCCGGATAAAATCGACGCTTATTGGACGTTATACGAGTGCTTGCTGACGACGGCGAAAATCATCGCCCCCTTTGTGCCATTTTTAGCCGAGGCAATGTGGCGGAACTTAGCCGGCGGCGGGCAGCAAGCAGCAGGCAATCCGCCAGCCGCCAGCCGGCAGCCGCTGGCTGCGCTCGAAAGCGTCCACCTGTGCGATTTTCCCACCGGCGATGCAGCCGCCATCGACGAGGCGCTGTCGGCCCAAATGAACCTGGTGCGCGAAATTGCTTCGCTGGGCTTGTCGGCCCGTATGGGCGCCAAGCTGAAAGTGCGGCAGCCGCTGGCCAAGGTGGAAGTGATTTTGGTCAACCCCGGGCAGCAAGCGTGGCTCGATCACCACAAGGAAGTGATCTGCAAGGAGTTGAACGTCAAGCAGGTGGAGTTTACGCAGAAGGCCGATCAATACATCACGTATACCGTACTCCCCGATTTGAAACGGCTTGGCCCACGCTTGGGAAAGAAATTGCCGCTGGTTAAGCAAGCGCTAGCGAAGGCCGATGGCGGCAAGCTATTGGCCGAAATGGAAGCGGCTGGCAAAGTTGCGCTGCAACTAGACGATGGCAGCAGCGAAGCTCTGGACCGGGAAGATTTGCAAGTTCGCCTGCAAGCCAAGCCCGGCTGGGCCGCGGCTCAGGGCAAACATTGCGTGGTGGTGTTGGCGACGGAAATTTCTCCGGAGTTGGTCATCGAAGGCGTGGCCCGCGAAATTGTGCACGCCATTCAAACTTGCCGCAAAGACAAAGGCTGTGAATACACCGACCGCATCGAAGTGGGCGTAGTAAGCAAATCTGCCGAAATTGACCAGGCGCTGAAACAATTTGGCGATTACATTCGCGGCGAAACGTTGGCTGTGACTTTGAAACAGGTGCCGATCGAAGGGGTCGATCCAATGGAAATGAAACTCGGCGACGAATCGCTGCAACTATACGTGCAAATCACGCCAAAGAAGAATTAG
- a CDS encoding GNAT family N-acetyltransferase: MPSVLQLSRRLDCQPEIASIDGITIRTYQSDADIAPWLELRHQAFARQRIGVRQWSPPDFFAEFVNCWWWSPQHMWLAETLGHSVPGTDSTPNQRQLIGAVTLSLRGTPDQSQAARPAVHWLVVHPRWRRRGIGKLLMMHLEAAAWNAGHREIFLETHAAWEDAVQFYQTLGYRPVQS; this comes from the coding sequence ATGCCCAGTGTGCTCCAGCTTTCGCGGCGATTAGACTGCCAACCTGAAATTGCATCCATCGACGGGATTACGATCCGCACTTATCAGAGCGACGCCGACATTGCACCGTGGCTTGAACTTCGTCATCAGGCATTTGCCCGGCAGCGGATTGGAGTGCGGCAATGGAGCCCGCCCGATTTCTTCGCCGAGTTCGTCAACTGCTGGTGGTGGAGTCCGCAGCACATGTGGCTGGCGGAAACATTGGGCCATTCTGTCCCGGGAACTGACAGCACGCCAAACCAGCGGCAGTTGATCGGGGCGGTCACTTTATCCCTGCGCGGCACGCCAGATCAAAGCCAGGCTGCCCGGCCGGCTGTCCATTGGCTTGTGGTGCATCCCCGTTGGCGACGCCGCGGCATTGGAAAACTGCTGATGATGCATTTGGAAGCGGCGGCCTGGAATGCCGGGCATCGAGAGATTTTCCTGGAGACGCACGCCGCTTGGGAAGACGCCGTGCAGTTTTATCAGACACTGGGTTATCGACCGGTTCAATCCTAA
- the purN gene encoding phosphoribosylglycinamide formyltransferase produces MSYSLGQAVSPLRLAVLISGGGTTLRNLIEKIARPDGNGQYLDAKIELVISSSSKAAGLEIAQAAGIPARVVRPGEFSSPEAFSEAVFGPGRQAGVHLVAMGGFLKHVPIPDDFQNRVTNIHPALIPNFCGAGMYGHRVHEAVLQSGTRISGCTVHLVDNHYDHGPVILQRTVPVLEDDTPETLAQRVFAAECLAYPEALRLIAKGRVCVENGQVVVQ; encoded by the coding sequence ATGTCCTATTCGCTTGGCCAAGCCGTTTCGCCGTTACGCTTGGCGGTGTTGATTTCCGGCGGCGGCACCACGCTGCGAAATTTGATTGAAAAAATCGCCCGGCCCGACGGGAACGGACAGTACTTAGATGCGAAAATTGAGCTGGTGATTTCCAGTTCATCGAAAGCCGCCGGGCTGGAAATTGCACAGGCCGCGGGAATTCCTGCGCGGGTGGTGCGGCCCGGCGAATTCTCATCGCCGGAAGCGTTCAGCGAAGCGGTTTTTGGCCCGGGCCGGCAGGCGGGTGTGCATCTTGTCGCCATGGGCGGATTTCTCAAGCACGTGCCCATTCCCGACGATTTTCAAAACCGCGTGACGAATATCCATCCGGCACTGATTCCGAATTTTTGCGGCGCGGGAATGTACGGCCATCGGGTGCATGAGGCGGTGCTGCAATCCGGCACAAGAATCAGCGGCTGTACCGTGCATTTGGTCGACAACCATTACGATCACGGACCAGTGATTTTGCAGCGCACAGTTCCGGTGCTGGAAGACGACACGCCCGAAACACTGGCCCAGCGAGTGTTTGCCGCAGAATGCCTGGCGTACCCAGAAGCGCTCCGGCTAATTGCCAAGGGACGGGTGTGCGTGGAAAATGGGCAGGTCGTTGTCCAGTAG
- a CDS encoding DeoR/GlpR family DNA-binding transcription regulator yields MTIRGGIMVMVVVDERRNRLLELIRQRGFASLSELVEELGVSESTIRRDLDFLEEGGSAKRTHGGVFYTGSSPQLPHFEERQPAQWELKKAIARRTAELIEPGDTLLLDGGTTTYEVARLLIGKALQVVTNSLPVANLLASHTATDLVLIGGYVYPRSGVTLGPYANDQLAQLNVRKTVLSVAGVNERGFYNSNLLLVETERAMMHAADRVIVVADSTKFGRQSLAHLCPLNAVQTLVVDEQLPPEWQERIVAAGVQLLLAAPEQISEHKTAS; encoded by the coding sequence GTGACTATTCGCGGGGGGATCATGGTCATGGTGGTGGTCGATGAGAGGCGCAATCGATTGCTGGAGCTAATTCGCCAGCGAGGCTTTGCTTCACTGTCGGAATTGGTCGAAGAGCTAGGCGTTTCTGAATCGACCATCCGGCGCGATCTCGACTTCCTGGAAGAAGGGGGCTCGGCGAAGCGCACCCACGGCGGGGTTTTTTACACCGGCAGCTCGCCCCAGTTGCCGCACTTTGAAGAACGTCAGCCAGCTCAATGGGAATTGAAAAAAGCCATTGCTCGCCGGACGGCCGAATTGATCGAGCCGGGCGATACGTTGCTGTTGGACGGCGGCACCACGACGTACGAAGTGGCCCGGCTGCTGATCGGCAAAGCGCTGCAAGTGGTGACCAACTCGTTGCCCGTGGCGAATTTACTGGCTTCGCACACGGCGACCGATTTAGTGCTGATCGGCGGATATGTTTATCCGCGCAGCGGCGTCACGCTGGGGCCCTACGCCAACGATCAACTGGCACAACTGAATGTGCGGAAAACGGTGCTCAGCGTGGCGGGAGTAAACGAACGCGGATTTTACAACAGCAATTTGCTGCTCGTGGAAACGGAGCGGGCCATGATGCACGCGGCCGATCGTGTGATTGTGGTGGCCGACAGCACCAAATTCGGCCGGCAAAGCTTGGCGCATTTGTGCCCGCTCAATGCCGTGCAAACGTTAGTCGTGGACGAGCAACTGCCGCCGGAGTGGCAGGAAAGAATTGTTGCGGCCGGCGTGCAACTGCTGTTGGCGGCCCCAGAACAAATTTCGGAACATAAAACGGCGAGCTGA